The following is a genomic window from Carassius gibelio isolate Cgi1373 ecotype wild population from Czech Republic chromosome B20, carGib1.2-hapl.c, whole genome shotgun sequence.
CAAGTGTGAAATGATCAACAGCAACATGTATTGAATATATCATGCAAAGTTAGCGCTATTTGCTTATGTATGACATGACATTTAGTTGCTTTGCTGAAAACCTTTAAGGGGGATTgtgggaaagtaaaaaaaaacaaatcatgatattattaagttaaattaaagtttatattttacACAGAAAGTGCCCAATTTTAGGCATGTATGTCCttctatttttgtacatttagaaTTCTTAATACAACTTTGTTCTGGTTTCATTTCTTTTGTTCAGAACTGAGAAAGTAATCAAGCTTGTCCCGCAGAATCTTCTCAAGAAACGCAAGGCATCCCAGGCTATCAAAGCTATTCAAGCCAAACTTGTGTTACAGCAGAAGAGAAAAGTAAGAATTCCTTCTTTGTAAACTGCTTTTATAAATAGACCAATAATTGTTTTAGAACAAAATTTTTATTGTCTAAAACAGGTCCAAAAAGGAATTCCCTTGAAGTTTAAGCGCTTGGAGGACATTTTGAAAAACAGCAAGAGGAGGAATCAAGACGAAACAAGACTCGCCAGACTCAAACAAAGACCTCTGCCAGCCATGCCCCCAGCAAAGAACAGCCTGGTGTTTGCTGTCCGCATCAGAGAGTATGGTCAACTTATTCATCATTCATAATGAGGTTAAAGGGCTGGTTTTCCTGTAAAAATGACAATTGTCATAACTGACTCAACTTCATGTTATTCTATATCTGATGGAACGTAAAGTGCATTAGACTCAACCAACATTCATTCTGTGGACAAAACCAGTAAAAAACTGgtcaaaatatctacttttgtgaAATGATTGAAAGtgggatgaatgaatgaattgtaCCTTTCCACATCtgcttaaatatgtttttcattttctcGTATGATTGCTTGTTAGGGTCAAAGGCGTGAGCCCCAAAGTGATGAAGGCCATTCAGATGCTGAGGCTGAGGAAGATCTTTAGTGGCACCTTTGTGAAAGTCAGCAAGGCTTCAATAAAAATGCTTAAGACAGTGGAACCTTATGTTGCTTGGGGGTGGGTAATCATATAATGTTCATTTTACAGGAAACATATCTTAAAAACACCAGATCTGCAGATTGGCTTTGACTTTCAGCAACTATTATTGAGTCGTCCACACTATAAATCAGGACAAAAACTGAGCAAAAGTCTTCCAggattttagatgtttttttattttattttataaaatagctGGCAGTGTTCTTCTGTCTTTTATTGACTTTCACTTGTTTGATTTATTGTTGTGATCTCTTAACAGGTATCCCAATTTGAAATCAGTACGTGACCTCATACTGAAACGAGGACTGGTGAGGATTGACAAGAGGAGGATTCCTCTGACCGACAATACACTCATAGAGCAGCATCTAGGTAAGTCATCGACATGGTGGATGAATTTCATTCAGTGGGAGATTAGTCATTTTGGGGTACCTAACAAAACTTTAACAAGCAAAAGGATTCAGGTGATAAACTTTTGCATTGagctttttttttggaaatgggGTATTGAACCTAGTAATAATCCTTTGGGGGAAATGGGAATTTGTGTAATTATTAGAAATGCActgaagtaaaataaattcttTGATATTCAGTGATGGTCTAAGTGTCTTAACAGTCTTTGATATTCATACTGacgattaaaatttttaatgaaatgtatattcacaatgggtttcttttgtttttgtctcaAGGACAATATGGGATCATATGTTTGGAGGACCTTATTCATGAGATCTGTTCTGCTGGAAAGAACTTCAAGGTGGTAAACAACTTCCTGTGTCCGTTCAATTTGTCAATTCCACGACATGCTGCTAAAGACAAAGTTGGACTGCTGAAAGATGTTGGTGATTCTGGACCCAGAGCTGAAGACATAAACACAATCATCAGGAAACTCAATTGAGCTAAAAGACTTTCATGGATTCCCAGGGCCGttgctagtggggtgaaaggtggtgactaTTATAGGGGCAttggtgggtagagtacccaaaaactgtactcaagtaaaagtaaaagtacttatagaaatatttactcaagtaaaagtattagtctgaatagttacttgagtaagagtaaaaaaagtatcggataaaaaaatctactcaagtagttagttactaaggggaagtcgtggcttaatggttagagagtcggactccccattgaaaggttgtgagtttgagtcccgggccggcaggaattgtgggcggggggagtgcatgtacagttctctctccaccttcaaaccacgacttaggtgcccttgagcaaggcatcgaacccgcaactgctccctgggcgccgcagcataaatggcttcccactgctccgggtgtgtgttcacagtgtgtgtgtgtgttcactgctctgtgtgtgtgcacttcggatgggttaaatgcagagcacaaattctgagtatgggtcaccatacttggctgaatgtcacgtcactttactagttactttgggtcatatatactgagcctatttttatttagatatacagataaaatgtatgtatgtgtgtttgtataaatatatatatttcatcagcctttactcaagTCCTCtatgtcacataatccttcagaaatcattccaatatgttgatttactatcagtggtgttttttcatcataatcctaaacaaaatgtcacaggttccaaaaaaatattaagcatcaaaactgtttccagcactgttaataaatcaatatattagaattatattttgaaggatcataactctgaaaactggagtaacagctgatgaaaattcgGATTTGCAtcatgaaataaattatattttaaagtatgtattatatatgtataaataacttCTGACACAGAGAAGAGAGAAAACTCCTCACATGACCGTTAAGTTACCAAACATCTGTCTGTTTCAGTCACAGATATAGGTGGCATGCCATCCAGGGGTGCTGCTAAGGGTTTTGGGGCCCCATGAAAAGAATCTTGACAGGTATTTTGACTATCATTCTCATAtccatcaatcaatcacctttatttatatagtgctttaaacaaaatacattgtgtcaaagcactgaacaacactcatttggaaaacagtgtctcaataatgcaaaatgatagttaaaggcagttcatcattgaattcagttatgtcatctctgttcagtttaaatagtgtctgtgcatttatttgcaatcaagtcaatgatatcgctgtagatgaagtgatcccaactaagcaagccagaggcgacagcggcaaggaaccgaaactccatcggtgacagaatggagaaaaaaagtgactgcagtgaccctctgattgGGATACAGAATGGAtttggtggccacggtgacctcggaacaagagagaaacagacaaatattagcgtagatgccattcttctaatgatgtagcaagtacggtgttatgtgaagtgtttccggttccggtttacctaattaatgcagcctaaaaatcctttaacggatttggatattaaaagcatattagtatgttatgtgtatgccaggttaaagagatgggtctttaatctggATTTAAACTGCAGGAGTGTGTcttcctcccgaacaatgttaggtaggttattccagagtttaggcgccaaataggaaaaggatctgccgcccgcagttgattttgatattttgatatttgataatacatcaaattgcctgagttttgagaacgtagcggacgtagaggagtataatgtaaaaggaggtcattcaaatactgaggtgctaaaccaggcacgtgcacaggtagggctcaacctgtgcagagcacatgcccattttgcccttacactccgaagtgccctttttttggtggtattttttataatattaatttttttatcaatgctattggtcaccctttacgtctgtctgtctgttttacaaatatttagcaaatgaaagttcttaaaacgagcttgtgtaaatcttattcaatcctcaagctgtcagtaagctaataactccgccccctctatattcattgaatcaactgaagttcaaCAGCAGCCGCAcggtagacaacagctgagctgaacaaagttttgcgaagggtaaataaatatcctgttgtttgaataagtactactaaacgctatgtctataaaggctcatattgtatttatttgatgtctgactgactcactgactgagacatgtgggacgtcgcctgagagagggctagcatttgccatctagtcatagccaatatacagccaacacttaaatagcctgtgcatacagtagcatttcatcttttataaaatgcgattttggccaaatgcattttaccacaggaaaaactgcgCTGTTTcctactggaacttacacaaagcgacgagtgatcctcgtcacctagataacatatttctaagaaatttcttctttgatttatgattgctgatacacttaatttattaacatttaggctaatcatgttatggtatactctccgctcatcctcacatgtataaaatgtagtaaaacatggttttactacagtaatgtagtagtaactaaaaaaaaacatcactgtgaaatctttatattttatcatgcagaatgtaattcatgattcattccaagtcttcatttatttgatccaaaatacagccaaaacagtaatattgtgtaatatttgtacaattttaaataactgttttctatttgaatatattttaaaatgtaatttatttttgtgatcaaagctgaattttcagcatgataactccagttcagtactcttcagtgtcacgtgatccttcagaactgcttttcactgcaactgtactttttacactatttttatttatttattcattgctggcttattttagggaaagtgtagtgaataagagaccttcaagagaccaacatccctggtccaccacagtatcaaatttttgccaggtaggcggatacatgttgtatatgttatagtaacggtatggctatagtttcttataaaatggaattgagttggacataattacttaaagggggggtgaaatgctatttcatgcatactgagttttgtacactgttaaagagttggattcccatgctaaaaatggacaaagtttcaaaaattaagttgtacgtttgaaggagtatttttgttccaaaaaaacctcttccggtttgtcacaagtttcggaaagttttttttccgagtatgggtctgtgtgacgttagatggagtggaatttccttatatgggtcctaagtgcgcgctcttctgcccggaagagcgcgcgctccagtacagcagagcactgagaggctgagcaaagcctgatcagagcgagagcgtcgcgaaaagtcacaaaagaagtgtgtttttggttgccagggcaagacaaccctgcacagattaccaaaagagaaacagcattaagggaccagtggatggagtttatttttacagagcatcaacggagttgtgcaagtgtttttgtttgttccctgcatttcggattgcacatcgtttatttcttaaggataatgcagtcccaacggaaaagggtcacgattgtgtgttggaaccacatgcggtgagtaaaactgcttcaaatatctctgtgttgttaacttagctatcagcgcgtaagcacatcaagtaaacaacatgcgatgttgtcatcaaactgcactttccacatgtacagcttaaaaaaaaaaaaaaaaaaaaaagacgacataaagtggaacttatttctgcctctggatctgtgtcacagcttccaaacgctctcaactcaaaagcctactggcgctcgtgattctttagctccgcccacacgtcacgtctctaggcgctcgtgtttttccgggaaaaatcggtacagactatctttctcttataaatataataaaaataaagactttttggagttatgaaggatgcagtactactctataggtactcaagattaacaggatattgagtgaaaacgagcatttcaccctccctttaaattatgtttcaaaaaagttagtcaaaaatacttgactcattgctcaccttcccctcttctcaatgtcattcataatcatgttaaccaaataatacaaattagcttataaaaccaaacagaatatctaaaatagagaatatatataattgataaaaaaagggaggggggtgccctttttcagtttcagcacatgcccctcaaaaggtctgtgcacggccctgtgctaaaccattcagggctttataagtaataagcaagagtttaaaatctatacgatgtttgatagggagccagtgcagtgttgacaggaccgggctaatatggtcatacttcctggttctagtaagaactcttgctgctgcattttggactagctgtagtttgtttaccaagcgtgcagaaaaaccacccaataaagcattacaatagtctaaccttgaagtcataaatgcatggattaacatttctgcatttgacattgagagcataggccgtaatttagatatatttttgagatggaaaaatgcagttttacaaatgctagaaatgtggctttctaaggaaagattgcgatcaagtagcacacctaggttcctaactgatgatgaagaattgacagagcaaccatcaatgTGAATCaatgagcgaatcatcggttcaactctcccatctattcaagaactgtacttatccagagtgagaaaaagggctgtcaaaatcactctggacccctcacatccagcacactccctctttgaactgttgccatctggtcgacgctacagagcactgagcactagaacgaccagacacaggaccagtttcttccctcaggcaatccatcttatgaacagctgacaataatggcgaacacactacagtttatatttatatacacatacactttatttatctaacacacatacttagtatacacttaaattttgcacacaatatatatgtacatacataacttcactttgtaatatacctgcctacaattgtcatttgtatattgtcattcactgtctacatatttgtattttttattcttttattatgtgttttatgttctgtcgctgtcattctgttgtactgcggagcttctgtcacgaaaacaaattcctcgtatgtgtaaacatacctggcaataaagctcattctgattctgattctgattctgatcaagtctaagacagtgttctaggttattacaagcagagtttttaggtcctataattaacacctctgttttttcagaatttagcagtaagaaattactcgtcatccaattttttatatcgactatgcattccattagtttttcaaattggtgtgtttcaccgggctgcgaggaaatatagagctgagtatcatcagcataacagtgaaagctaacaccatgtttcctgatgatatctcccaagggtaacatataaagcgtgaagagtagcggccctagtactgagccttgagtacaaacataaaaaaaaataaagattgattttctatataataaaatgatataagATATAAGATTCGGATattcccatctcagggtaagtcaactcagacttcaagtttaaactcagaattggtTGAACCTACTTAGTGAAACGGGCCCCAGGCGTCACTAACAGATCAACCTCCGTTCTGAGTCTCCGGCTTGTGAAGGTGAGACTGCAACAGATCTCCAACATTCTGAGCCTCAGGCCCGTAAGGGAAAAGGCAATAACAGATACCAAGTCCTAAGTCTCCAGCTTCGAGGCAGCAACCAATACCACATTGAGCCTTCAGCcttaaaattaagcattgcttggtaattggtcacaAAGTATTGTTGTGTAAATACtgtcatactaacagttgtctaaagttttggttgattgtaatccattacatacctttctatcaaagttatctaacattatcaacatgaatttgttctgacagtttaactcttcTTGTCATATTATaataccattttctaaactatagcatatgaactgtgataatgtgagaaatgttgaaggtgtctgactctgaatacattttggattgattgtatatttaatttttacagtgaagacaatgtagtgctattttacatttaatcattcggtttctgtacctggacacctacaaactaaaaaaaaaaaaaaaacttaaacgtGCAAATATCAATTTCAAACAGGACCCACTGGTACAACTTGCTCCGGGGGCCCTGCaaaccccagctatggccctgtGGATTGCTATCGAAAATTTGATCACAGAAATTTCCATATGTTTGCTCTTTCTACTTCATTGAGGCAGACCCACGAAGAATCGTCCATTCCCCTAGAAACGATGCTCCAGTGAAGACTCAGGCGACGTCTCGTCAGATGATATCCACTAACAGGTATGTTACAGCTTCTTGTTAAGGTACATGCACTAATAAAAGACATTGTTTAAACTATTTTTCTATTGGGCATTAATGATATTTAGTGCTAATCAGAAGTTGTTAATAACAGCAGAAAACTGTTACAAAAAGCACATAGAGGGatagctaaaattaaaatggtcatttACTTACTCAAGAGTTCCAAACctgtgttaatttatttttgctgctgaacacaaaggaagatatttcaTAGAATGTtcaccattcacttccatagtagtCAGATTAAGATATAATTCTATGAGATCTAAGAGTAGTTTGTATATAAACATTATTCCAAATATCCTCCTTTTGTGTTCAGTAGAACGAAGACAtttatacaggtttagaacaacttgaggttgagtagctaaattattaaaattgttttgaataaaaataccACTATATTGCGACTGGAACACCATGGTGCCATGAACAAAATACTTTTgctacttttttttaatacttttttgttaATAGTTTTAcaattcatttactcacccttaagttgttccatgtttggagttttcatttttgggtgacctatagtgaagtgaagtgacattcagccaagtatggtgacccatactcagaatttgtgctctgcatttaacccatccaaaatgcacacacacagagcagtgaacgaacacacacacacacacacacacacacacacacactgtgagcacacacccggagcagtgggcagccatttatgctgcggcgcccggggagcagttgggggttcgatgccttgctcaagggcacctaagtcgtggtaatgaaggtggagagagagctgttcatgcactccccccacccacaattccgtccggcctgagactagaactcacaacccttcgattgggagtccaaccctctaaccattaggccacgacttccccaaagcgGTTGTAAATATGAGTAGTAGTTTTTCCCCAATGTGGTAGTTACTTATAGTAGTTTACTAAAGTATCTTATTATTTCTTCTACTAATTACATTGTAATAGCTCTAAACTgtttctcttttccttctttcccTATATGAGACCAGACCCCTGTACTGCAGGATATGCTGAATGTGCCAGCGCTGGACCAACCATTAACAACATTtagctttagaaatatttttcgtaaattgttttattattaacttgaagACCATACATAACTCGTTTATGAAAGCTaacttaacaacaacaacaataataataataaattataaataaataaagattacatgaccACTATCAGCCCCCCCCCCTTCCGCCCCCAATCTGTCAGAGTTGAGTTGGTCCACTACAAGTACGcgcaaatgtgtaatttttttaacggctacagaaaatgaatcaaaatggacaGACATCAATTGAGTGGTTTTGAGAGTTAAAGACAGACAAGAACGCAAGACGTTTAagctacaattcaaaatgttccagggatcgaaagtttttttttaaacgagtgAAGAATGAGCTCAGGACGACAATGACAGAAGCGACTGATAGCACTCTCGCTTGCTCTCCCTTGTTTACCATTGAAGTTAAAGTCAAAACATTACCGTCTCGAGCTGCGAGAGGtggctctatgctgctctgtgctcctgtagtctaggACTGaaaacatacactgtaaaaaattatttagcagtttagttgtttcaatgaatttttttatgttgacacaacttgcagttactgaatttgttcattcaactaaaaattttaagttttcagtgtctcaactagtttgaaagttgactgaactaggtcatttgtcctcataacttaaaaaaatttgttgACTCAATTCAATAGCAATATCACGTTCACAACATCACTTATCGCGAGATCTCGTCATTCTCGTGAATGCTGTTGAAGAGAGAAGAAGGTCTAGCCATTCTAGTCAGTTTCTCCTCAAAGTTTGGACATTTGACTAGAATACAACTTTGGTAAGTAAAATATTCGTATTTATTGgcttaatgtgtaaaattacatttgttgtctcAGAAGAGTAAGTATGGTTTAAAGAGTCGTATATTCTGTGTGTAagttactgtatgtaaatgttcgTTTCGCAGCACTCTGAAGCCTCAAAATACAGGCGGTTCCACAGTATTctctttataaatattaaaaccgATATTCTCACATGCGGGACAGCGGAGCTGAACTTATGTGGAGaacgataaaaatacagtttgtatgtaTAACTTGAGCCCAGAGCTGCGTTAGAGACCGTTCAAACAGAGCGCGAGAGCTCAACGGATCACTTTATGGATTAAGAacggcgggaataaaaaaaaaggaactgctcTAAACCTGACAGCGTAAGACATCTGTCAGAATATACATCGATGAaaaattaggggaaaaaaaagaagattcctACCCGAACTGTGTCTTTTCTGCATGTTATAAGGGAAACAAATGAGCACCATAGATGAGCACCTCCCTCAGAGTTCTTCTGGAGCGCGTAACTTAACGTTACATTTGATATCGCTGACATAAGCTTAGTtctgatgatttttttcttctgaggtagcgttacaaactcttctttcagttttctgaagtaacgttagtcattCAAGTGCCTCACTAGAACCTAGAACGCAGTGTAATGCTGcgtgaatatctgtttttatatagtctatggtgaatatacggtcataagtaaattgcataagtttaaatctatatattttagaataaaagtaataatagcatatatcttgtataaatagagatacaataacgatcgacacaaatgtgttaaatttccttttattgtgttataattatgtgttgtgtcatttaaaagcattgtctggatggtatagtttgtctttggcatttaaaacaaaattgtcaatacatttgactttctctgtaaagatttatttatatgtatgtttattattttacagtgttttaacatgtttttgtatttttcatgtttatgatattttggaATGACTGAAGATTCAGCACAGAATTCAATAATCCTGTGGATGGACCACAGCGAGTCCTTTTGCAGTTATCCATCAAAATGATATGCAGACATAATGCAAATGGCATTTACATTGTAGAGCTTGGACGAAGttgtaagtaaatttatttatttataaatgcacatttattggaGTCTATATGCTTTAAGATTGTAAGGCCCTGTTTAATGCatccctttgtttttattaaagcacacaggcTCTGTGCAGGAATTCATCAAGGACATAACTGCTGGGATTACGCTTGTGGATGACCAATCTGAGCACCATCAGTCTGCAGTGATGTGATCCAGgtaatagaagaagaagaagaaatctgggTGATCTGGGGTTGTAACACGTTGTGGTGTTGTGTACGGTGTTAGACGATCTGGGACTGggactaacagaaataaactaattcaggtttaaaacaacttgaggtttagtaaatgacaattttctttctttttcttttttgggtgaaccctttacgaaaatgtagatatttgaatTAGAGAACAGCTTCAAATTTTAGAgaacataatttgacattattttccccAGTTTTATTCCGTGAATTTTCTATAAttggtatttaaaatgtctttataaagtgttgaatttatcttcataaaaccaccagaaaccctgtttaatggacatagccattctttattattttgctgaatactgttttggatcctgaaaaatgttcagtgctagcatattggccattagcaactttgcttaaagcattatttcaccaa
Proteins encoded in this region:
- the LOC127984191 gene encoding 60S ribosomal protein L7-like 1 isoform X2, with product MKIRQQTKTEKVIKLVPQNLLKKRKASQAIKAIQAKLVLQQKRKVQKGIPLKFKRLEDILKNSKRRNQDETRLARLKQRPLPAMPPAKNSLVFAVRIREVKGVSPKVMKAIQMLRLRKIFSGTFVKVSKASIKMLKTVEPYVAWGYPNLKSVRDLILKRGLVRIDKRRIPLTDNTLIEQHLGQYGIICLEDLIHEICSAGKNFKSQI
- the LOC127984191 gene encoding 60S ribosomal protein L7-like 1 isoform X1, with the protein product MKIRQQTKTEKVIKLVPQNLLKKRKASQAIKAIQAKLVLQQKRKVQKGIPLKFKRLEDILKNSKRRNQDETRLARLKQRPLPAMPPAKNSLVFAVRIREVKGVSPKVMKAIQMLRLRKIFSGTFVKVSKASIKMLKTVEPYVAWGYPNLKSVRDLILKRGLVRIDKRRIPLTDNTLIEQHLGQYGIICLEDLIHEICSAGKNFKVVNNFLCPFNLSIPRHAAKDKVGLLKDVGDSGPRAEDINTIIRKLN